One genomic segment of Ricinus communis isolate WT05 ecotype wild-type chromosome 3, ASM1957865v1, whole genome shotgun sequence includes these proteins:
- the LOC8275847 gene encoding pentatricopeptide repeat-containing protein At1g08070, chloroplastic, translating into MMIISPANLQILPFSDPPYKFLQTHPSLTLLSTCKNLKTLKQIHSQVIKTGLHNTHFALSKLIEFCVISPYGDLSYALLLFKSIGKPNQIIWNNIIRGLSLSESPILAIQYYVDMISSGFTPNTYTYPFVLKSCARISSTHEGKQIHGQILKLGFDNDAFVHTSLITMYVQNGELGNARLVFERSSMRDVVSYTALITGYASRGFLDQALELFDEIPVRDVVSWNAMIAGYTQSGRFEEALIFFEEMLRANVTPNMSTLLSVLSACAQSGSLKMGNWVSSWIEEHGLESNIKVMNALIDMYAKCGDLENALHLFEGIKNKNVISWNVMIGGYTHLSCYKEALGLFRQMLQSNVEPNDVTLLSILPACANLGALGLGKWIHAYIDKNMKNLANNALWTSLIDMYAKCGNIEVANQIFDGMNPKSLASWNAMISGFAMHGQADLAISLFSRMTKEGLVPDNITFIGVLSACNHAGLLDLGRQYFSSMIQDYNISPKLHHYGCLINLLGRAGLFDEAESVMESMEMKPDGAIWGSLLGACRVHRRVELAEFVAKHLFELEPDNPGAYVLLSNIYAGAGRWEDVAKIRTILNDKGMKKVPGCSSIEVDSIVHEFVVGDKVHPQSKEIYKMLDEIDILLQKAGFVPDTSEVLYDMDEDWKEGALSHHSEKLAIAFGLLSTKPGTTIRIVKNLRVCGNCHSATKLMSKIFNREIIARDRNRFHHFKDGSCSCKDYW; encoded by the coding sequence ATGATGATTATTTCACCGGCTAATCTCCAAATTCTTCCTTTTTCAGATCCTCCATACAAGTTTCTCCAAACCCACCCGTCACTTACACTTCTCTCCACATGCAAGAACCTCAAAACTCTCAAACAAATCCACTCTCAAGTCATCAAAACAGGCCTCCACAATACCCACTTTGCACTTAGTAAACTCATTGAATTCTGTGTCATTTCACCATATGGGGATCTCTCTTATGCtctcttgctattcaaatccATTGGAAAGCccaatcaaataatctggaATAACATTATCAGGGGTCTTTCTTTAAGTGAATCCCCAATTTTAGCTATACAATACTATGTTGACATGATTTCGTCTGGTTTTACTCCAAATACTTATACTtatccttttgttttgaagtCTTGTGCGAGGATTTCAAGTACCCATGAAGGTAAACAGATCCATGGACAGATTTTGAAGCTTGGATTTGACAATGATGCTTTTGTACATACTTCTTTGATCACTATGTATGTTCAAAATGGTGAATTGGGTAACGCAAGATTAGTGTTTGAGAGAAGTTCTATGAGAGATGTGGTTTCTTATACGGCTTTAATTACTGGGTATGCTTCGAGGGGTTTTCTTGACCAGGCTTTAGAGCTTTTTGATGAAATTCCTGTTAGAGATGTTGTTTCTTGGAACGCTATGATTGCCGGGTATACTCAAAGCGGTCGGTTTGAAGAggctttaattttctttgaagAGATGCTTAGAGCAAATGTTACACCAAATATGAGTACATTGCTTAGTGTTCTATCAGCTTGTGCTCAATCAGGATCACTCAAGATGGGCAATTGGGTTAGTTCTTGGATTGAGGAGCACGGACTTGAATCGAATATCAAGGTCATGAATGCACTTATTGATATGTATGCTAAGTGTGGAGACTTGGAAAATGCTCTGCATTTGTTTGAgggtataaaaaataagaatgtGATTTCCTGGAATGTTATGATTGGTGGATATACTCATTTGAGCTGCTATAAAGAAGCCTTGGGACTATTTAGGCAAATGCTGCAATCAAATGTAGAGCCTAATGATGTGACCTTGTTAAGCATTCTTCCGGCTTGTGCAAACCTTGGTGCTCTTGGGCTTGGCAAATGGATTCATGCTTATATAGACAAGAACATGAAGAATTTGGCGAATAATGCTCTTTGGACAAGCCTCATTGACATGTATGCAAAATGTGGTAATATAGAGGTGGCTAATCAAATTTTTGATGGCATGAATCCTAAAAGCTTGGCTTCTTGGAACGCAATGATTTCTGGTTTTGCCATGCATGGGCAAGCAGACTTGGCTATTAGTCTTTTCTCGAGAATGACTAAAGAAGGGTTAGTGCCAGATAATATCACCTTCATTGGTGTATTATCTGCATGCAACCATGCTGGTTTGCTAGATCTTGGGCGTCAGTATTTCAGTTCAATGATCCAAGATTACAATATTTCCCCAAAATTACATCACTATGGATGCCTGATAAATCTTTTAGGCCGTGCTGGATTGTTTGATGAAGCAGAGTCTGTGATGGAGAGCATGGAAATGAAACCAGATGGGGCCATCTGGGGTTCTCTGCTTGGAGCTTGTAGAGTTCATCGACGCGTTGAGTTAGCTGAGTTTGTTGCCAAGCATCTTTTTGAACTGGAGCCTGATAACCCGGGGGCTTATGTACTCTTATCGAACATATATGCAGGAGCTGGTAGATGGGAGGACGTAGCGAAAATAAGAACAATACTAAATGATAAGGGAATGAAGAAGGTTCCTGGTTGCAGCTCTATTGAAGTGGATAGTATAGTTCATGAGTTCGTAGTTGGTGACAAGGTACATCCTCAGAGCAAAGAAATTTACAAGATGCTGGATGAAATAGATATCCTTTTGCAGAAGGCTGGATTTGTACCAGATACATCTGAGGTGTTGTATGATATGGATGAGGACTGGAAAGAAGGGGCATTGAGTCATCACAGTGAGAAGTTGGCTATTGCTTTTGGTTTGCTCAGTACAAAGCCAGGAACAACCATAAGAATAGTCAAGAATCTTCGAGTCTGCGGAAACTGTCATTCTGCCACTAAGCTAATGTCCAAGATATTCAATAGAGAAATCATAGCTAGGGATAGAAATCGTTTCCATCATTTTAAAGATGGTTCATGCTCTTGTAAAGACTATTGGTAA
- the LOC8275846 gene encoding early nodulin-93 — protein MAKNVAQSPLEKTCSMASLDQKLAMAKRCSHEGVVAGAKAAVVASIATAIPTLASARMLPWARANLNHTAQALIISTVAGAAYFIVADKTVLATARRNSFKQNPNIEA, from the exons ATGGCAAAGAATGTAGCTCAGTCTCCTCTTGAGAAAACTTGTAGCATGGCTTCCCTTGACCAAAAGCTGGCCATGGCGAAGCGTTGCTCTCATG AAGGCGTAGTTGCTGGAGCTAAAGCAGCTGTTGTTGCTAGCATTGCCACTGCCATTCCAACT CTGGCCAGTGCAAGGATGCTGCCTTGGGCCAGAGCCAATCTCAACCACACTGCTCAAGCTCTTATAATCTCTACAG TTGCCGGAGCGGCATATTTCATAGTTGCAGACAAGACTGTCCTGGCTACAGCACGAAGGAACTCCTTCAAGCAGAATCCTAACATCGAGGCATGA